A DNA window from Sylvia atricapilla isolate bSylAtr1 chromosome 6, bSylAtr1.pri, whole genome shotgun sequence contains the following coding sequences:
- the SRP14 gene encoding signal recognition particle 14 kDa protein has product MVLLESEQFLTELTRLFQKCRTSGSVFITLKKYDGRTKPVPRKGHVESFEPADNKCLLRATDGKKKISTVVSSKEVNKFQMAYSNLLRANMDGLKKKDKKSKAKKSKATQ; this is encoded by the exons atggtgctgctggagagcgAGCAG TTCCTGACGGAGCTTACCAGGCTCTTCCAGAAGTGCAGGACTTCCGGGAGCGTTTTCATAACGCTGAAAAAAT ATGATGGCCGAACAAAACCAGTTCCACGCAAAGGCCACGTAGAAAGTTTTGAACCAGCAGACAATAAATGTCTCCTAAGAGCAACtgatggaaagaagaaaattagcACAGTG GTGAGCTCAAAGGAAGTAAATAAATTCCAGATG gcatACTCAAATTTGCTAAGAGCTAACATGGATGGCTTGaagaagaaagacaagaaaagcaaGGCCAAGAAGAGTAAAGCAACACAGTGA